One window of the Streptomyces sp. TS71-3 genome contains the following:
- a CDS encoding TIGR03619 family F420-dependent LLM class oxidoreductase, translating to MPNFGPGTSRARLADWADLTEDLGYDLLMTSDHLVITPDVAEQYPAPFFEPLTTLAWLAGRNERLVLGTTVLILPYRHPLQVARVAANLAELSGGRFVLGVGIGWAKQEFAVLGVDHGRRGALSDEYLATIRRTWRETPEFRDGARVPVWVGGNSAAGRRRAVRFGDAWHPINLPLDGLRHGLDALRQAADQEDRPMPAFAPRLALRITDRPVDGADRPAGTGTEDQVRDDLVELTRLGAESIVFDTFTGDMAEIADPQPAWRQLRAIAGLRGALTAGS from the coding sequence ATGCCCAACTTCGGTCCCGGCACCAGCCGGGCACGGCTCGCGGACTGGGCCGACCTCACGGAGGACCTCGGCTACGACCTGCTGATGACGTCGGACCACCTGGTCATCACGCCGGACGTGGCGGAGCAGTACCCCGCCCCCTTCTTCGAGCCGCTGACGACGCTCGCCTGGCTCGCCGGCCGCAACGAGCGGCTGGTGCTGGGCACGACGGTCCTGATACTGCCCTACCGCCACCCGCTCCAGGTGGCACGCGTTGCGGCCAACCTGGCTGAGCTGTCCGGGGGCCGTTTCGTCCTCGGCGTCGGCATCGGCTGGGCCAAGCAGGAGTTCGCCGTGCTGGGCGTCGACCACGGCCGCCGAGGGGCGCTGAGCGACGAGTACCTGGCCACGATCCGCCGCACCTGGCGCGAGACCCCGGAGTTCCGGGACGGCGCCCGCGTCCCGGTCTGGGTGGGCGGCAACAGCGCCGCCGGCCGGCGCCGGGCCGTGCGGTTCGGTGACGCCTGGCATCCGATCAACCTGCCGTTGGACGGCCTGCGCCACGGTCTGGACGCGCTCAGGCAGGCCGCGGACCAGGAGGACCGCCCGATGCCCGCCTTCGCGCCCCGCCTGGCGCTGCGCATCACCGACCGCCCGGTGGACGGCGCCGACCGCCCCGCCGGCACCGGCACCGAGGACCAGGTCCGGGACGACCTCGTGGAGCTGACCAGGCTCGGCGCCGAGAGCATCGTCTTCGACACCTTCACCGGTGACATGGCGGAGATCGCCGACCCCCAGCCGGCCTGGCGGCAGCTACGTGCCATCGCCGGGCTCCGCGGCGCCCTGACGGCCGGTTCCTGA
- a CDS encoding helix-turn-helix transcriptional regulator: protein MTEETGETGSSGGSGGSGYVEPEPSDSLRTFGAVVQGLREHAGLSRAEFGERVRFSKHTVASIEQGRRMPDPDFVELAEDATGNTGALRRGAQHICRKPGLAAWFRLWARMEAEAISLYTYECRVVPGLLQTAAYARALFRNQVPALDDDQIEAQLTARLERQALLRGRTNTAFGFIVEEHLLQRHTGGREVTRDLIDHILEISKLRHIEIQVMPVHCETHAGLDGPMQLLETPDHRWFAYNEGQRGGLLISDPKEISVLQKRYARMRSQALSLEDSVRLLEQMKGAL, encoded by the coding sequence ATGACCGAGGAGACCGGCGAGACGGGGAGTTCGGGCGGGTCGGGTGGTTCGGGTTACGTCGAGCCCGAGCCGTCGGACAGCCTGCGGACCTTCGGGGCGGTGGTCCAGGGGTTACGCGAGCACGCGGGGCTCAGCCGGGCCGAGTTCGGGGAACGGGTGCGGTTCTCCAAGCACACGGTGGCATCCATCGAGCAGGGGCGGCGGATGCCCGACCCCGACTTCGTCGAGCTGGCGGAGGACGCGACCGGTAACACGGGTGCGTTGCGGCGCGGGGCGCAGCATATTTGCCGGAAGCCGGGGTTGGCGGCGTGGTTCCGGCTCTGGGCACGCATGGAGGCTGAGGCGATCAGTCTGTATACGTACGAGTGCCGGGTGGTTCCTGGGCTGTTGCAGACTGCGGCATACGCAAGGGCGCTGTTCCGGAACCAGGTTCCGGCGCTGGACGATGACCAGATCGAGGCTCAGTTGACTGCGCGACTGGAGCGACAAGCCCTTCTCCGGGGGCGAACGAACACAGCGTTCGGCTTCATCGTCGAAGAGCACCTATTGCAACGGCACACGGGCGGTCGAGAGGTGACGCGAGATCTGATCGATCACATCCTGGAGATCAGCAAGTTGCGGCACATTGAGATCCAGGTCATGCCCGTGCATTGTGAGACTCATGCTGGCCTCGACGGCCCCATGCAACTGCTGGAGACTCCGGACCATCGGTGGTTCGCCTACAACGAGGGCCAACGTGGCGGCTTGCTCATCTCCGATCCCAAAGAGATCAGTGTGCTTCAGAAGCGATACGCGAGGATGCGCTCACAGGCCCTCAGCCTGGAGGATTCTGTACGTCTACTGGAGCAGATGAAGGGAGCGCTGTGA
- a CDS encoding DUF397 domain-containing protein, protein MSATGLSWYKSTYSSSGDGDCVEVALTWHKSTYSSGGDGDCLEIATCPTTVHIRDSKDKRGPHLTLTPTAWETFLPYAAGVAGGTGSVNP, encoded by the coding sequence GTGAGCGCCACCGGACTGAGCTGGTACAAGTCCACCTACAGCAGCAGCGGAGACGGCGACTGCGTCGAAGTCGCCCTCACTTGGCACAAGTCCACATACAGCAGCGGCGGTGACGGCGACTGCCTGGAGATAGCCACCTGCCCCACCACCGTCCACATCCGCGACTCGAAGGACAAGCGGGGCCCCCACCTCACCCTCACCCCCACGGCGTGGGAGACCTTCCTCCCGTACGCCGCAGGGGTGGCCGGAGGCACCGGCAGCGTCAACCCTTGA
- a CDS encoding carbohydrate ABC transporter permease, with translation MSRSSASPAPVATPERPPGATPSPRPARVRRTTPVRQETRARIAATVALLVVAVAFALPLIWLVLSSVDTQAGLRVKLPSSPSFGNFSAVLTDEITFTPMLNSLILCGGATLLTVVCAALAAYPLSRYRSRFARPYMLTILFSTCLPITAVMVPVYGLFVQVNLIDTMSGTAFFLAASQLPFAIWLMKNFMDGVPMVLEEAAWTDGASGLQTLMRVVLPLMGPGLTVVTIYSFIMMWGNFFVPFMLLLTPDQLPASVSIFTFFGNHGQVVYGQLAAFSMLYSVPVILLYVLIARRLGGGFALGGAVKG, from the coding sequence GTGTCCCGTTCCTCCGCGTCCCCCGCGCCCGTCGCGACCCCCGAGCGACCGCCGGGCGCCACGCCGTCCCCCCGTCCCGCGCGTGTCCGCCGGACGACTCCGGTCCGCCAGGAGACCCGCGCCAGGATCGCCGCGACGGTCGCGCTGCTGGTCGTCGCGGTGGCCTTCGCGCTGCCGCTGATCTGGCTGGTGCTCTCGTCCGTCGACACCCAGGCGGGCCTGCGGGTCAAGCTGCCCTCGTCGCCGTCGTTCGGGAACTTCTCGGCGGTGCTGACGGACGAGATCACCTTCACGCCGATGCTGAACAGCCTGATCCTGTGCGGCGGCGCGACGCTGCTGACGGTGGTCTGCGCGGCCCTCGCCGCGTATCCGCTCTCCCGCTACCGCAGCCGGTTCGCCCGCCCGTACATGCTGACGATCCTGTTCTCCACCTGCCTGCCGATCACCGCCGTGATGGTGCCTGTCTACGGGCTCTTCGTGCAGGTGAACCTGATCGACACGATGTCCGGCACGGCGTTCTTCCTCGCCGCCTCCCAACTGCCGTTCGCCATCTGGCTCATGAAGAACTTCATGGACGGCGTGCCGATGGTGCTGGAGGAGGCCGCCTGGACGGACGGTGCGTCCGGGCTCCAGACCCTGATGCGGGTGGTGCTGCCGCTGATGGGTCCGGGGCTGACCGTCGTGACGATCTACAGCTTCATCATGATGTGGGGCAACTTCTTCGTCCCCTTCATGCTGCTGCTCACCCCGGACCAGCTCCCCGCCTCCGTCTCGATCTTCACCTTCTTCGGCAACCACGGCCAGGTCGTCTACGGCCAGCTCGCCGCGTTCTCGATGCTGTACTCGGTGCCGGTGATCCTGCTGTACGTGCTGATCGCACGGCGGCTCGGCGGCGGTTTCGCACTCGGCGGTGCGGTCAAGGGTTGA
- a CDS encoding carbohydrate ABC transporter permease, translating into MSRALPSPAGRTIRRGAPPLLRWLPITPATAMLLLFLAAPIAYCVYAAFTDMQLTGSSHTSFVGFDNFKRAFSDAEFRNAVWLTLVFTVISSIVGQNTLGLVLAGLMRKSVKWVRTLTGALVITAWVLPEIVAAFLLYAFFRREGTLNVILDWLHLPSQNWLFTLPIMAVSFANVWRGTAFSMLIYSAALNDVPQEITEAAEVDGARGWQRIWHVTLPMISRSIGTNLMLNTLQTLSVFGLVWGMTRGGPGTRSTTLPVMMYDEAFNKSLIGYGTAIALVLLVVGALFSAVYLRLVRAEV; encoded by the coding sequence GTGAGCCGCGCGCTACCCAGCCCCGCCGGAAGAACGATCCGGCGGGGCGCACCGCCGCTGCTCCGCTGGCTGCCCATCACACCGGCGACGGCCATGCTCCTGCTGTTCCTCGCGGCCCCGATCGCCTACTGCGTGTACGCGGCGTTCACCGACATGCAGCTCACCGGGTCCTCGCACACCAGCTTCGTCGGGTTCGACAACTTCAAGCGCGCCTTCTCCGACGCGGAGTTCCGCAACGCGGTCTGGCTGACGCTGGTCTTCACCGTCATCTCCTCGATCGTCGGCCAGAACACCCTGGGCCTGGTGCTCGCCGGGCTGATGCGGAAGTCGGTGAAGTGGGTGCGCACGCTCACCGGCGCCCTGGTCATCACGGCCTGGGTGCTGCCGGAGATCGTGGCCGCGTTCCTGCTGTACGCCTTCTTCCGCCGCGAGGGCACGCTCAACGTCATCCTGGACTGGCTCCACCTGCCCTCCCAGAACTGGCTGTTCACGCTGCCGATCATGGCGGTGTCCTTCGCCAACGTCTGGCGGGGCACCGCCTTCTCCATGCTGATCTACTCGGCGGCGCTCAACGACGTGCCGCAGGAGATCACCGAGGCCGCGGAGGTGGACGGCGCGCGTGGCTGGCAGCGGATCTGGCACGTCACGCTGCCGATGATCAGCAGGTCCATCGGCACCAACCTGATGCTGAACACGCTCCAGACCCTCTCCGTCTTCGGCCTGGTCTGGGGCATGACGCGCGGCGGTCCCGGCACCCGGTCCACCACGCTGCCGGTGATGATGTACGACGAGGCGTTCAACAAGAGCCTGATCGGCTACGGCACCGCCATCGCGCTGGTGCTGCTGGTGGTCGGGGCGCTGTTCTCGGCCGTGTACCTGCGTCTCGTCCGAGCGGAGGTGTGA
- a CDS encoding extracellular solute-binding protein, translated as MRPTARSAIALAVLLSAGSLSACGGSSGSDPDTVKIAYNRSTDNKVRFKDQFLQQMKKEFEKAHPGKKVQLIPIQAQDNDYATKAQQMMRSPKTAPDIVYEDTFRINSDIGAGYLKPLDDYLAKWNTWDQFVDTAKTAAKAQDGKTYGVPDGTDTRGLWFNKKIFAKAGLPANWQPKNWNDLLTAARTIKKKVPGVIPLNVYTGKAPGEVSTMQGFEMLLFGTGDGKAPMYDTASKKWVTGSKGFKDALQFVKTVYGEKLGPDVSDALDPNVNTTVVNEWLPDGKLAIALDGSWLGQQWLPTGAHPWPAWKTTLGQAPMPTQNGQAPGKVSMSGGWAWSIPQKASNPDLAFDFIKDMQTTKNAAHWCVVDAGISVRKDVAANQEYTSSMPGIDFFTGLVKYTHYRPALSVYPQVSEAVGEALESVTTGDATPAGAAKNYDDQLKDITQGAVAAKP; from the coding sequence GTGCGCCCCACAGCTCGCTCCGCCATCGCCCTCGCCGTGCTGCTCAGCGCCGGCTCTCTCAGCGCCTGCGGCGGAAGTTCAGGCAGCGATCCGGATACGGTCAAGATCGCCTACAACCGCAGCACCGACAACAAGGTGCGCTTCAAGGACCAGTTCCTTCAGCAGATGAAGAAGGAGTTCGAGAAGGCCCATCCGGGCAAGAAGGTCCAGCTCATCCCGATCCAGGCGCAGGACAACGACTACGCCACCAAGGCGCAGCAGATGATGCGCTCGCCGAAGACCGCGCCGGACATCGTCTACGAGGACACCTTCCGGATCAACTCGGACATCGGTGCCGGCTATCTGAAGCCGCTCGACGACTATCTCGCCAAGTGGAACACGTGGGACCAGTTCGTCGACACGGCCAAGACCGCCGCGAAGGCGCAGGACGGCAAGACGTACGGCGTCCCCGACGGCACCGACACCCGCGGCCTGTGGTTCAACAAGAAGATCTTCGCCAAGGCGGGGCTGCCCGCGAACTGGCAGCCGAAGAACTGGAACGACCTCCTCACCGCGGCCCGCACCATCAAGAAGAAGGTGCCCGGCGTCATCCCGCTGAACGTCTACACCGGCAAGGCCCCCGGCGAGGTCTCGACGATGCAGGGCTTCGAGATGCTGCTGTTCGGCACCGGCGACGGCAAGGCCCCGATGTACGACACCGCGTCGAAGAAGTGGGTCACGGGCAGCAAGGGGTTCAAGGACGCCCTGCAGTTCGTGAAGACGGTCTACGGCGAGAAGCTGGGCCCCGACGTCTCCGACGCGCTGGACCCCAACGTCAACACCACCGTCGTCAACGAGTGGCTTCCCGACGGCAAGCTCGCCATCGCGCTGGACGGCTCCTGGCTCGGCCAGCAGTGGCTTCCCACCGGAGCCCACCCGTGGCCGGCCTGGAAGACGACCCTGGGGCAGGCCCCGATGCCCACCCAGAACGGCCAGGCGCCCGGCAAGGTGTCCATGTCCGGCGGCTGGGCCTGGTCGATCCCGCAGAAGGCATCCAACCCCGACCTCGCGTTCGACTTCATCAAGGACATGCAGACGACGAAGAACGCCGCGCACTGGTGCGTCGTCGACGCGGGGATCTCGGTCCGCAAGGACGTGGCGGCGAACCAGGAGTACACGTCGTCCATGCCCGGCATCGACTTCTTCACGGGGCTCGTGAAGTACACCCACTACCGGCCCGCGCTCTCCGTCTACCCGCAGGTGTCCGAGGCGGTCGGCGAGGCCCTGGAGTCCGTCACGACGGGTGACGCCACTCCCGCCGGTGCCGCGAAGAACTACGACGACCAGCTCAAGGACATCACCCAGGGCGCCGTGGCGGCCAAGCCGTGA
- a CDS encoding cation:dicarboxylate symporter family transporter produces the protein MTAPQVAPAARRDRTHYLYLAVIVAVVIGIIVGFAAPDFAKDLKPLGTGFVNLITMMISPVIFCTIVLGVGSIRKASKVGAVGGLALAYFLVMSTVALALGLIVGNILEPGSGLHLTEAARHAGAAQAEGASSSTTDFLLGIIPTTLVSAFTEGEVLQTLLVALLVGFALQALGGAGQPILTGIAHIQRLVFRVLAMIMWVAPVGAFGAMAAVVGETGVDALKSLAVIMIGFYITCIIFVFVVLGTILRLIAGINIWKLLSYLAREFLLILSTSSSESALPRLIAKMEHLGISRPVVGITVPTGYSFNLDGTAIYLTMASLFVANAMDKPLSAGEQISLLVFMVIASKGAAGVTGAGLATLAGGLQSHRPELLDGVGLIVGIDRFMSEARALTNFAGNAVAAVLVGTWTKEIDKARVERVLAGEIPFDEKTLLDEGERPSEQPEDGAPVPAPR, from the coding sequence GTGACCGCTCCTCAGGTGGCGCCGGCCGCCCGTCGGGACAGAACCCACTACCTCTACCTGGCCGTCATCGTCGCCGTGGTGATCGGCATCATCGTCGGCTTCGCCGCGCCGGACTTCGCCAAGGACCTGAAGCCGCTGGGCACCGGCTTCGTGAACCTGATCACGATGATGATCTCCCCGGTCATCTTCTGCACCATCGTGCTGGGCGTCGGCTCGATCCGTAAGGCCTCCAAGGTCGGTGCGGTGGGCGGCCTCGCGCTCGCCTACTTCCTCGTGATGTCGACGGTGGCGCTCGCGCTCGGCCTGATCGTCGGCAACATCCTGGAGCCGGGCAGCGGACTCCACCTCACCGAGGCCGCACGGCACGCCGGCGCGGCGCAGGCCGAGGGCGCGTCCTCGTCCACCACGGACTTCCTGCTGGGGATCATCCCGACCACCCTGGTCTCGGCGTTCACCGAGGGCGAGGTGCTCCAGACGCTGCTGGTGGCGCTGCTCGTCGGCTTCGCGCTCCAGGCGCTGGGCGGCGCGGGGCAGCCGATCCTCACCGGTATCGCGCACATCCAGCGGCTCGTCTTCCGCGTGCTCGCGATGATCATGTGGGTGGCGCCGGTGGGCGCGTTCGGCGCCATGGCGGCGGTGGTCGGCGAGACCGGCGTGGACGCGCTGAAGTCCCTCGCCGTGATCATGATCGGCTTCTACATCACCTGCATCATCTTCGTCTTCGTCGTGCTGGGCACGATCCTGCGCCTGATAGCCGGGATCAACATATGGAAGCTGCTCAGCTACCTCGCCCGCGAGTTCCTGCTGATCCTCTCCACGTCGTCGTCCGAGTCGGCGCTGCCGCGCCTGATCGCGAAGATGGAGCACCTGGGCATCAGCCGCCCGGTCGTCGGCATCACCGTGCCGACGGGCTACTCCTTCAACCTGGACGGCACCGCGATCTACCTGACGATGGCGTCGCTGTTCGTCGCCAACGCGATGGACAAGCCGCTGAGTGCCGGTGAGCAGATCTCCCTGCTGGTCTTCATGGTGATCGCGTCCAAGGGCGCGGCGGGCGTGACCGGCGCGGGGCTCGCCACGCTGGCGGGCGGGCTCCAGTCCCACCGGCCCGAACTGCTCGACGGCGTCGGCCTGATCGTCGGCATCGACCGCTTCATGAGCGAGGCGCGCGCCCTCACGAACTTCGCGGGCAACGCGGTGGCGGCGGTACTCGTCGGGACGTGGACCAAGGAGATCGACAAGGCTCGCGTCGAGCGGGTTCTTGCCGGGGAGATTCCGTTCGACGAGAAGACGCTCCTCGATGAGGGTGAGCGTCCCTCGGAGCAGCCGGAGGACGGGGCACCGGTACCGGCACCCCGCTAG
- a CDS encoding FAD-dependent oxidoreductase, whose amino-acid sequence MGTKRVRVVGAGVVGLSVAHELATRGHAVTVVADRTAEASVSGVAGGLWFPHDSGASPALGAWLDTSLRRFEELSTDPGTGVDLRWGTVVERRPDVDRSWTESVREHREATAGELPPGALAGVRASVPVVSMPLYLPWLRQRCTALGVRFTTRSVDSLDDLADLDDLDDGAELAVVAAGLRSGALLGDDSVYPVRGQILRLAADPAITEWITDDDHPGGGLTYVIPRRDDVICGGTSDPGAWDTEPDPATEREILRRVGDLVPELAGRPVLSRAAGLRPARDAIRLEHVPGHAIDVIACYGQGGAGVTLSWGCAGAVAELADRT is encoded by the coding sequence GTGGGCACGAAGCGGGTCCGGGTCGTCGGCGCGGGGGTCGTGGGCCTCAGCGTGGCCCACGAACTGGCCACCCGGGGCCACGCCGTGACGGTGGTCGCCGACCGGACGGCGGAGGCGAGCGTGTCCGGGGTCGCCGGCGGCCTGTGGTTCCCGCACGACAGCGGGGCATCGCCGGCCCTCGGCGCCTGGCTGGACACGTCCCTCAGGCGCTTCGAGGAGCTGTCCACGGACCCCGGCACGGGCGTCGACCTCCGCTGGGGCACCGTGGTGGAACGCCGCCCGGACGTGGACCGTTCGTGGACCGAGTCCGTCCGGGAGCACCGGGAGGCGACCGCGGGCGAACTTCCCCCGGGCGCGCTGGCCGGCGTGCGGGCGAGCGTCCCCGTCGTCTCCATGCCCCTCTACCTGCCGTGGCTCCGGCAGCGCTGCACGGCGCTCGGCGTCCGGTTCACCACCCGCTCCGTGGACTCCCTCGACGACCTCGCCGACCTGGACGACCTGGACGACGGTGCCGAACTGGCCGTCGTCGCCGCAGGACTCCGTTCCGGGGCCCTCCTCGGCGACGACTCGGTGTATCCGGTGCGCGGCCAGATCCTCCGCCTCGCCGCCGACCCCGCGATCACCGAGTGGATCACGGACGACGACCACCCCGGCGGCGGCCTCACGTACGTCATCCCCCGCCGGGACGACGTCATATGCGGCGGAACGTCGGACCCCGGGGCCTGGGACACCGAACCGGACCCCGCGACGGAGCGGGAGATCCTGCGCCGCGTCGGCGACCTGGTCCCCGAGCTGGCCGGCCGGCCCGTCCTCTCCCGCGCCGCCGGGCTCAGGCCCGCCCGCGACGCCATCCGCCTGGAGCACGTGCCCGGCCACGCGATCGACGTGATCGCCTGCTACGGCCAGGGCGGGGCGGGCGTCACCCTGTCCTGGGGATGCGCAGGTGCGGTCGCCGAACTCGCCGACCGCACCTGA
- a CDS encoding peptidoglycan-binding protein — protein sequence MSRWKDLPDSLDESGVQLVVQLRRLKDRGGLSLSSLASKTGYSRSSWERYLNGKALPPRQAVEELARVGGTDPTRLLVLHEVAAEAWRGSAEAAHEDQEADRRERRRVRPKVLAGVGAAVVVIAVLAGLLVVRPWGDGGGEGKAAAGPAPSASAARGAFAFHAGKTYPCAVKRKNGLLYAGYSTTRTAILTGLPTWDVVEAQCLLKHHGFDPGAADGAVGDLTKRAVRRLQQKAHLPDDGIVGPQTWQVLRR from the coding sequence ATGTCGCGTTGGAAGGACTTGCCGGATTCGCTCGACGAGAGCGGCGTGCAACTGGTCGTGCAACTACGCCGGTTGAAGGACCGCGGCGGGCTGAGCCTGTCGTCTCTGGCGTCCAAGACCGGCTACAGCCGCTCCTCCTGGGAGCGTTACCTGAACGGCAAGGCGCTGCCGCCGCGCCAGGCGGTGGAGGAACTGGCCCGCGTGGGCGGTACCGACCCGACCCGGCTCCTCGTGCTCCACGAAGTGGCCGCCGAGGCGTGGCGCGGGAGCGCCGAGGCGGCGCATGAGGACCAGGAGGCGGACAGACGGGAGCGGCGGCGCGTACGCCCGAAGGTGCTGGCCGGCGTCGGCGCGGCCGTGGTGGTCATCGCGGTGCTCGCCGGGCTGCTGGTCGTGCGGCCCTGGGGCGACGGAGGCGGTGAGGGCAAGGCCGCGGCCGGACCGGCCCCCAGCGCCTCCGCCGCCCGCGGTGCCTTCGCCTTCCATGCGGGGAAGACCTATCCCTGTGCCGTGAAGCGGAAGAACGGGCTCCTGTACGCCGGTTACAGCACCACCCGCACCGCGATCCTGACGGGACTGCCCACATGGGACGTCGTGGAGGCCCAGTGCCTGCTGAAGCACCACGGCTTCGACCCGGGCGCCGCGGACGGCGCCGTCGGTGACCTCACCAAGCGGGCCGTCCGGCGGCTCCAGCAGAAGGCCCACCTGCCGGACGACGGCATCGTGGGGCCGCAGACCTGGCAGGTGCTGCGACGGTGA
- a CDS encoding XRE family transcriptional regulator → MTSTPQGAPGPACTRLAGSLRELRGRTGLSMAALAERTPYSKSSWERYLNGKLLAPRSAVEALCRLADEPPGRLVALWELADLEWSGRSQGATRPLAGTVGAQPDDARQGRRGERGDHDTSGDRDPRGSGSGRWGRRQWAVAAAVCVVGVAAAVWAATLPGTGDERPTAGTTHTAAPAVGCHAQGCAGKEPGTMGCGSAVRDLGASRRMSTGAWVEIRYNAACGAAWARMWHTTIGDRLVVSAPGSKPQRAEVTDRIDAGDYVFTYMVDADDRAHVRACFEPARGGEECFHG, encoded by the coding sequence GTGACGAGCACCCCGCAGGGGGCCCCCGGTCCCGCCTGCACAAGGCTGGCCGGGAGCCTGCGTGAACTCAGGGGGCGTACGGGCCTGAGCATGGCCGCCCTGGCCGAACGCACCCCGTACAGCAAGTCCTCCTGGGAGCGGTATCTCAACGGCAAACTGCTCGCTCCGCGGAGCGCCGTGGAGGCGCTCTGCCGCCTGGCGGACGAGCCGCCGGGACGCCTCGTGGCACTGTGGGAGCTGGCCGATCTGGAGTGGAGCGGCCGGTCCCAGGGCGCCACGCGCCCCCTCGCCGGAACGGTGGGCGCGCAGCCGGACGACGCCAGGCAGGGCCGCCGCGGCGAGCGGGGTGATCATGACACCTCTGGGGATCGGGACCCCCGCGGCTCGGGAAGCGGCCGGTGGGGGCGGCGGCAGTGGGCCGTCGCCGCTGCCGTCTGCGTGGTCGGCGTCGCGGCGGCGGTGTGGGCGGCGACCCTGCCCGGCACCGGGGACGAGCGGCCGACCGCGGGCACCACGCACACCGCGGCGCCCGCAGTCGGATGTCACGCTCAGGGGTGCGCCGGGAAAGAACCGGGCACGATGGGCTGCGGCAGCGCCGTGCGCGACCTCGGAGCCTCGCGCAGGATGTCGACCGGGGCCTGGGTGGAGATCAGGTACAACGCGGCGTGCGGCGCCGCGTGGGCACGGATGTGGCACACGACGATCGGTGACCGACTCGTGGTGTCGGCCCCGGGCAGCAAGCCGCAGCGGGCCGAGGTCACCGACCGTATCGACGCGGGGGACTACGTCTTCACGTACATGGTCGACGCCGACGACCGCGCCCACGTCCGGGCCTGCTTCGAGCCGGCCCGGGGTGGCGAGGAGTGCTTCCACGGCTGA